A region of Salinibacter sp. 10B DNA encodes the following proteins:
- the fucP gene encoding L-fucose:H+ symporter permease, whose translation MSDSVAETEPSDEPAVVPRHLLWPFVLLTSCFAFWGLANNMTDTLLAAFKRILSMSDFRTSWVQMAFYGAYGCLALPAALFVRKYTYKAGVMLGLALFSVGALLFYPASLTMNYFHFLVALYVLASGLSILETSANPFIVSLGPEATGTQRLNLAQSFNPLGSITGVFLSQQFILSDLNRAGAQERAQMGAEQLRQIQSAELTAVMGPYVGVALILVVLCGLIAVTDMPDESASDQEFRLWSTLGRLFQKPHYLGGVVAQFFYIGAQIGVWSFTIRYVMAELGNTEAEASTYYIGALVLFTGSRFLSTWLMSYVKSSTLLLWLSGLAVGLTAMVIGGSGYVGVIALVGISGCMSLMFPTIFGLSVRGLGEDAKIGGSGLIMAIAGGAAFPAIQGLISDATGSIHLAFVVPLFCFVVTALYGLAFWNDWFSSAEGRESSA comes from the coding sequence ATGAGCGATTCTGTTGCCGAGACGGAGCCATCCGACGAGCCGGCGGTCGTGCCGCGTCATTTGCTGTGGCCGTTCGTGCTGCTGACGAGCTGCTTCGCGTTTTGGGGGCTGGCCAACAACATGACGGACACGCTGCTGGCCGCCTTCAAGCGGATCCTGAGCATGTCAGACTTCCGTACGTCGTGGGTGCAGATGGCCTTTTACGGCGCCTATGGGTGTCTCGCACTCCCCGCGGCCCTGTTTGTCCGAAAGTACACCTACAAGGCTGGGGTCATGCTGGGACTCGCACTGTTCAGTGTTGGGGCGTTACTGTTTTACCCCGCGAGTCTCACGATGAACTACTTTCATTTCCTGGTGGCCCTGTACGTGCTGGCGAGTGGGCTGTCAATTCTGGAAACCAGTGCCAATCCGTTCATCGTGTCGCTCGGGCCGGAAGCGACCGGCACACAGCGGCTGAACCTCGCCCAGTCGTTCAATCCACTCGGGTCCATTACGGGCGTCTTTCTCAGCCAGCAGTTTATTTTGTCGGATCTAAACCGAGCCGGGGCGCAGGAGCGGGCGCAGATGGGCGCTGAGCAGTTGCGCCAAATTCAGTCTGCGGAGTTGACGGCGGTGATGGGGCCGTACGTGGGCGTGGCCCTGATCCTGGTGGTGCTCTGCGGACTGATTGCCGTTACGGACATGCCCGATGAGTCGGCGTCGGATCAGGAGTTTCGTTTGTGGTCAACTCTTGGCCGGTTGTTTCAGAAGCCGCATTACCTTGGGGGAGTGGTGGCGCAGTTCTTCTACATCGGCGCGCAGATCGGGGTGTGGTCATTCACAATCCGCTACGTGATGGCGGAGCTCGGCAATACAGAGGCGGAGGCGTCGACGTACTACATCGGCGCACTGGTTCTCTTTACCGGATCACGGTTTCTTTCCACCTGGCTGATGAGCTACGTGAAATCGAGCACGCTGCTCCTCTGGCTCTCAGGTCTAGCCGTGGGACTTACGGCAATGGTCATTGGGGGCAGTGGGTATGTGGGCGTGATTGCCTTGGTGGGGATCTCGGGGTGTATGTCGCTCATGTTTCCGACCATTTTTGGCCTGTCGGTGCGTGGGCTCGGCGAGGACGCGAAGATCGGTGGGTCCGGTCTCATTATGGCCATCGCGGGGGGCGCTGCATTTCCCGCCATACAGGGACTGATTTCCGACGCCACCGGCAGCATTCACCTTGCGTTCGTGGTGCCGCTGTTTTGCTTCGTCGTGACGGCGCTGTACGGACTGGCGTTTTGGAACGACTGGTTTTCCTCTGCAGAGGGGAGAGAGTCCTCCGCTTAG
- a CDS encoding L-fuconate dehydratase: MSLTITDFEVLDLRFPTSRTRDGSDAMHPDPDYSAAYVILHTDQGKEGHGLTFTIGRGTDVCVAAIEALAPHVVGRPLGDITGDMAGFWRTITSDGQLRWLGPEKGVIHLATAALVNAVWDLYAKVEGKPLWKLLADMSPEELVSCIDFRYLSDVLSPDEATAMLEKKSDTKEEREAKLRAEGYPAYTTSAGWLGHSDEEIRRRCRAGVDAGWDHFKLKVGNDLADDRRRAAVVREEIGPDRHLMMDANQRWDVGEAIEKMESLAAFDPWWIEEPTSPDDVLGHAAIAEGIAPIGVATGEQCQNRVLFKQFLQAGAMDICQIDACRLGGVNEALAVLLLAAKYEVPVCPHAGGVGLCEYVQHLAIFDYLCVSASLEGRVIEYVDHLHEHFVDPVTIRNGRYMPPTQAGYSIEIAPESRRRFSYPDGPVWAAG, encoded by the coding sequence ATGTCACTCACCATCACTGATTTTGAGGTGCTCGACCTTCGGTTCCCGACGTCGCGGACGCGGGACGGGTCGGATGCAATGCACCCTGATCCCGACTATTCGGCGGCATACGTTATTCTCCACACCGATCAGGGGAAGGAGGGACACGGATTGACCTTCACCATTGGACGAGGAACCGACGTCTGCGTCGCCGCCATCGAGGCACTTGCCCCGCATGTAGTGGGCCGGCCGCTTGGGGACATCACGGGTGACATGGCCGGCTTCTGGCGAACGATCACGAGCGATGGCCAGTTGCGCTGGCTCGGGCCGGAAAAGGGCGTCATTCATCTTGCGACGGCGGCACTCGTGAATGCCGTATGGGATCTGTACGCGAAAGTGGAGGGGAAGCCCCTCTGGAAGTTGCTGGCCGACATGTCGCCGGAGGAGTTGGTGTCATGCATCGACTTTCGATACCTCTCCGATGTTCTTTCTCCCGACGAGGCGACGGCGATGCTGGAGAAAAAATCGGATACGAAGGAGGAACGAGAGGCCAAGCTGCGGGCTGAGGGGTATCCGGCCTATACCACCTCAGCGGGCTGGCTGGGGCACTCCGATGAGGAGATTCGTCGTCGCTGCCGAGCTGGAGTGGATGCAGGATGGGACCATTTTAAGCTGAAGGTGGGAAACGACCTTGCGGATGATCGCCGTCGGGCCGCCGTCGTGCGGGAGGAGATTGGGCCGGATCGCCATTTGATGATGGATGCCAATCAGCGGTGGGACGTGGGGGAAGCCATCGAAAAGATGGAGTCGCTGGCGGCATTTGATCCATGGTGGATCGAAGAGCCGACGAGTCCGGACGACGTGCTGGGGCACGCTGCAATTGCTGAAGGGATTGCCCCGATCGGGGTGGCGACAGGTGAACAGTGTCAGAATCGGGTTCTGTTTAAGCAGTTCCTTCAAGCGGGCGCTATGGACATTTGCCAGATTGACGCCTGCCGACTGGGCGGCGTGAATGAGGCGCTGGCCGTGCTGCTACTAGCGGCCAAGTATGAGGTCCCGGTCTGTCCGCACGCAGGGGGCGTAGGGCTGTGCGAGTACGTTCAGCATCTAGCGATCTTCGACTACCTCTGTGTCAGCGCCTCGCTTGAGGGGCGGGTCATTGAGTATGTTGATCACCTGCACGAACATTTCGTCGATCCGGTGACCATCCGGAATGGGCGATACATGCCGCCCACGCAGGCGGGCTACAGCATCGAAATCGCGCCCGAGAGTCGTCGACGATTTTCGTATCCGGACGGACCGGTCTGGGCGGCCGGGTGA
- a CDS encoding L-rhamnose mutarotase, producing MSSRSSTKESSLTDDRRRYGHLIRLKPEYRERYIALHAHPFPGLIERMHDAGLRNYSIFLKGDRLFSYYEYVGENFESDMDAMADDDTVQDWWTLTDPMQEPLPEREEGAWWLRMEEFYHGGPKIVPTEQAQRMAFVSTFRDGTTPQIQAAYRELGEAFVKAMAETNFQNYTVYGRDTRRYTYLEYAGDDFQTDRARLRSTAPMEQLRQTLKPRLVSHAAGHNGSASGRMDSIFFAE from the coding sequence ATGAGCTCGCGTTCCAGTACCAAGGAATCCTCTCTTACGGACGATCGACGGCGGTACGGTCATCTTATTCGGCTCAAGCCCGAGTACCGGGAGCGGTACATTGCGCTCCATGCGCATCCGTTTCCTGGGCTGATCGAACGAATGCATGATGCCGGCCTTCGGAACTACTCGATCTTCCTGAAGGGTGACCGCCTGTTCTCGTACTACGAGTATGTGGGAGAGAACTTTGAGAGCGACATGGACGCGATGGCCGACGACGATACTGTGCAGGACTGGTGGACGCTGACCGATCCGATGCAAGAGCCGTTGCCGGAACGGGAGGAGGGGGCATGGTGGCTTCGCATGGAAGAATTCTACCATGGTGGACCGAAGATTGTCCCGACTGAACAGGCGCAGCGAATGGCATTTGTCAGTACGTTTCGGGACGGAACGACTCCCCAAATCCAGGCCGCGTACAGGGAGCTGGGAGAGGCATTTGTGAAAGCGATGGCGGAAACCAACTTCCAAAACTACACGGTGTACGGCAGGGATACGCGCCGTTACACGTACCTTGAGTACGCTGGAGATGACTTCCAGACGGATCGGGCTCGGCTCCGATCCACCGCGCCGATGGAACAGCTTCGCCAGACCCTGAAGCCGCGTCTTGTGTCCCACGCGGCCGGCCATAATGGGTCCGCGTCTGGACGGATGGATTCGATCTTCTTTGCGGAGTAG
- a CDS encoding amidohydrolase family protein codes for MMLSTPLRSFLLLLLTVGLTTAAAAQDRQRTNASNDWLIQDATILTVTNGTIENGDILVRDGDIAQVGTDLSAPNGVETYDASGEYVMPGIIDAHQHFALSNINEATNQVTAEVGVGDVLDPFDIGLYRGLAGGVTAAHVMHGSANPIGGRNETIKLHYGATDPAAFKMEDAPRTVKFALGENPTGLYGQRDQVPQTRMGVEQVIRNALTEARRYHEAKQAYQNGDRDRPPEHSERLEVLAGVLQGDVIPHVHSYRADEIVMLMNVLEDFGVDDVVFQHVNEGFKVAPELAAFGDDGASASVFSDWWAYKFEVYYSTAYNAAVLEKNDVNTSINSDIPGEQRDLYLQAAKSQRYGDLSDQQALSLITINPARQLGIADRVGSIEEGKDADLAIFSKHPLSVYTQPQRTYVDGIVRFDHEDDPDDMRLRVDPEGTVDLARDGDYSGVQHSCLKGAAFLHATSEKLRFRNADQWE; via the coding sequence ATGATGCTTTCCACTCCCCTACGCTCGTTCCTTCTCCTCCTACTTACCGTCGGCCTCACGACCGCCGCCGCGGCCCAGGATCGGCAACGCACCAACGCGTCAAATGACTGGCTCATTCAGGACGCGACGATCCTCACCGTCACCAACGGCACCATTGAAAACGGTGACATCTTGGTGCGCGACGGCGATATCGCACAGGTGGGAACGGACCTCTCCGCTCCCAACGGGGTGGAGACCTACGATGCCAGCGGAGAGTACGTGATGCCCGGCATCATTGACGCCCACCAGCACTTTGCTCTTAGCAACATCAACGAGGCGACGAATCAGGTTACCGCAGAGGTGGGCGTCGGCGACGTGCTCGACCCATTCGACATCGGCCTCTACCGCGGGCTGGCCGGGGGCGTCACGGCCGCCCATGTGATGCATGGCTCGGCCAACCCGATTGGGGGGCGCAATGAGACCATTAAGCTTCACTACGGCGCCACCGATCCGGCAGCGTTCAAGATGGAGGACGCTCCCCGTACCGTGAAGTTTGCTCTCGGAGAAAACCCAACCGGCCTGTACGGCCAGCGCGACCAGGTGCCCCAAACCCGAATGGGCGTGGAGCAGGTTATCCGAAATGCACTCACGGAGGCTCGTCGCTACCACGAGGCCAAGCAGGCCTACCAGAACGGCGACCGTGATCGCCCACCCGAACACAGCGAGCGCCTAGAGGTGCTTGCCGGGGTTCTGCAGGGCGACGTGATCCCACACGTCCACTCCTACCGAGCGGACGAAATTGTGATGCTCATGAACGTGCTCGAAGATTTTGGCGTGGACGACGTGGTCTTTCAACACGTGAATGAAGGGTTCAAAGTGGCGCCCGAGCTGGCCGCTTTTGGTGATGATGGCGCCAGCGCCTCCGTGTTCTCGGACTGGTGGGCCTACAAGTTTGAAGTTTACTACTCCACCGCCTACAACGCCGCGGTGCTAGAAAAGAACGACGTCAACACCTCCATCAACTCCGACATTCCGGGCGAACAGCGCGACCTCTACCTGCAGGCCGCCAAGTCCCAGCGGTACGGCGACCTCTCCGACCAACAGGCACTCTCGCTCATAACGATCAATCCGGCCCGGCAGCTCGGCATTGCCGACCGGGTGGGTTCGATCGAAGAGGGCAAAGACGCCGACCTTGCCATCTTCAGCAAGCATCCCCTCTCCGTCTACACCCAGCCGCAACGCACCTACGTGGACGGCATTGTACGCTTTGACCACGAAGACGACCCCGACGACATGCGCTTGCGCGTGGATCCGGAAGGAACGGTCGATCTGGCCCGCGACGGCGACTACTCGGGCGTGCAGCACAGCTGTCTCAAGGGGGCCGCCTTTCTCCACGCCACCAGTGAAAAGCTGCGCTTCCGAAACGCAGATCAGTGGGAATAG
- a CDS encoding amidohydrolase family protein, whose product MLLPDSLPSPQRSFLTILVFGICAVLLAASPAQAQKDPGFQGPFALTNAQILTTPSDTIANGTVVIRDDSIAAVGANVSVPGNARTIDCEGLTIYPGLIDGGTKLGLQEVGSLPETIDHNEIGELTANMEAITAVNPNSVSIPVTRVHGITTVLTEPSNGMLPGEAALIGLHGYTQDQMHLGDVELTKLDFPSTGRQGPSDDRSPETIQKETEKAVQTLNDVWDKAELYAEIDSAVAERPEERRQPKFVPAMDALIPVIRGEQQLLISANTASDISAALDWAEERNVLDQVVLSGVTEGWRVADEIAEADVPVIVGPVMQPPSRESDRYDKVYRNPGLLHEAGVTVALRTNSAENVRNLPFHAGFSAAYGLGKTDALRAVTMAPAQIFGVADQVGSIEVGKRANLFVTDGDPFQPDTDVEHLFIDGYKLPLESRHSKLYDEFLNRNPGLEK is encoded by the coding sequence ATGCTCCTCCCCGACTCCTTGCCCTCCCCGCAACGGTCTTTCCTCACGATCCTCGTTTTCGGGATCTGCGCCGTTCTGCTCGCGGCAAGCCCCGCACAGGCCCAGAAGGATCCGGGCTTTCAGGGACCGTTTGCCCTTACGAATGCCCAAATCCTGACGACTCCGTCCGATACAATTGCAAACGGGACCGTCGTCATCCGCGACGACTCGATTGCCGCCGTGGGTGCAAACGTATCGGTGCCCGGCAATGCCCGCACGATCGACTGTGAGGGCCTTACGATCTATCCCGGCCTCATCGACGGCGGGACGAAGCTGGGACTGCAGGAAGTGGGCTCCCTCCCGGAAACAATCGACCACAACGAAATCGGGGAACTGACGGCCAACATGGAAGCCATCACCGCCGTCAACCCCAATTCGGTGTCCATTCCCGTCACGCGGGTGCACGGGATCACGACTGTCCTGACCGAGCCCTCGAACGGCATGCTGCCGGGCGAAGCGGCCCTCATCGGCCTTCATGGCTACACGCAGGATCAGATGCACCTGGGCGACGTGGAGCTGACAAAGCTCGACTTCCCCTCTACGGGCCGACAGGGCCCGTCGGACGATCGCTCCCCTGAGACGATCCAGAAGGAGACCGAGAAGGCCGTGCAGACCCTGAATGACGTGTGGGACAAGGCCGAGCTCTATGCCGAAATTGATTCGGCCGTGGCCGAACGGCCCGAGGAGCGACGCCAGCCGAAGTTCGTGCCCGCAATGGACGCGCTCATTCCCGTCATTCGCGGCGAGCAACAGCTGCTTATCTCCGCCAATACGGCCTCCGACATCTCGGCGGCACTCGACTGGGCTGAGGAGCGCAACGTGCTCGATCAAGTCGTCTTAAGCGGTGTCACGGAGGGATGGCGGGTCGCGGATGAGATTGCCGAAGCAGACGTGCCCGTCATTGTGGGGCCCGTGATGCAGCCCCCCAGTCGCGAGAGTGACCGCTACGATAAGGTGTACCGTAATCCCGGCCTGCTCCATGAGGCGGGCGTGACGGTCGCCCTTCGAACCAATAGCGCCGAGAATGTGCGCAACCTTCCGTTTCACGCCGGCTTCTCCGCAGCATACGGGCTCGGCAAAACGGACGCCCTTCGGGCCGTCACCATGGCCCCTGCTCAGATCTTTGGCGTCGCGGATCAGGTGGGCTCCATCGAGGTGGGCAAGCGCGCCAACCTTTTCGTGACCGACGGGGATCCCTTTCAGCCGGACACGGACGTGGAGCACCTCTTCATCGACGGCTACAAGCTGCCGCTGGAAAGCCGACACTCAAAGCTCTACGACGAATTCCTGAACCGCAATCCGGGACTGGAGAAATAG
- a CDS encoding SDR family oxidoreductase, which yields MGKFEEKTVIVTGGASGIGKAISMLFAEENAQVALLDIDVESATETVQEIRQNDGSVTFFECDVSDSEEVHETVDDVVDTYGGLDVLINNAGIAHIGTVEETTEEELDRVYEVNVKGVYNCLKAGVEVMKGDGGGAIVNIASVASHVGIPDRFAYSMSKGAVLTMTYSVARDYVEDGIRCNAVSPARIHTPFVDGFLSENYPGEEEEMFEELSQTQPIGRMGEPEEVAKLCLYLSSDDAGFITGSSMPIDGGFMSLKD from the coding sequence ATGGGCAAATTTGAAGAAAAAACAGTAATTGTTACCGGCGGCGCATCGGGGATTGGAAAGGCGATCTCGATGCTTTTTGCGGAGGAGAATGCGCAGGTTGCTCTTTTGGATATCGATGTCGAGTCCGCTACCGAAACAGTTCAAGAGATCCGGCAAAACGATGGAAGCGTTACTTTCTTCGAATGCGACGTAAGTGATTCGGAGGAAGTGCACGAAACCGTAGACGACGTGGTTGACACATACGGGGGGCTCGATGTACTGATCAATAATGCAGGGATCGCCCATATTGGAACTGTTGAGGAGACGACAGAGGAAGAGTTGGACCGAGTCTACGAGGTCAACGTCAAAGGCGTTTACAACTGTTTGAAAGCTGGAGTGGAGGTCATGAAGGGCGATGGCGGGGGGGCAATCGTCAATATCGCATCGGTGGCCTCTCACGTGGGGATCCCCGACCGGTTTGCCTACTCGATGAGTAAGGGGGCGGTACTCACGATGACGTACTCGGTTGCGCGCGATTATGTGGAGGACGGCATCCGGTGCAACGCCGTTTCGCCTGCGCGCATTCACACACCGTTTGTGGATGGGTTCCTTAGCGAAAATTATCCGGGAGAGGAGGAAGAAATGTTTGAAGAACTGTCGCAAACCCAGCCCATCGGACGAATGGGTGAACCGGAAGAGGTGGCAAAACTTTGTCTATATCTTTCTTCCGACGATGCCGGGTTTATTACTGGAAGCAGTATGCCCATTGATGGTGGGTTTATGTCACTCAAGGACTAA
- a CDS encoding fumarylacetoacetate hydrolase family protein — MKLIRFGDPGHETPGVLREDGTRIDTSSEFGDYDTVFFEAGGLKKLREWTKRRGEEAPVVPDTVRLGPPIARPSKIVCIGLNYSDHAAESDMEVPDEPVIFFKAPSAVCGPNDNLVLPKNSTKTDWEVELAVVIGREASYVQQEEALEYVAGYTLHNDYSERSYQLERGGQWVKGKSCDTFAPLGPVLATPDEVDDVGALDMWLDVNGERKQSSSTRQLIFGIPILVSYLSQFMTLRPGDVISTGTPAGVGLGEDPPEFLAAGDVVSLGIEGLGKAEQQVTTHPGEGQP, encoded by the coding sequence ATGAAATTGATTCGGTTTGGGGATCCCGGGCACGAGACTCCGGGAGTGCTTCGTGAGGATGGAACGCGCATCGATACTTCGTCGGAATTTGGCGATTACGACACGGTGTTTTTTGAGGCAGGCGGGTTGAAGAAGCTTCGAGAATGGACAAAACGCAGGGGAGAAGAGGCGCCGGTGGTGCCGGATACGGTGCGTCTCGGTCCACCCATTGCTCGTCCAAGCAAGATTGTCTGTATCGGTCTTAACTACTCCGACCACGCTGCAGAGTCGGACATGGAAGTGCCGGACGAACCTGTGATCTTCTTCAAGGCCCCAAGTGCTGTTTGTGGTCCGAACGATAATCTAGTGCTTCCGAAGAACAGCACGAAGACGGACTGGGAGGTGGAGCTGGCGGTCGTGATCGGTCGGGAAGCTTCGTACGTTCAGCAAGAGGAGGCATTGGAATACGTGGCGGGATACACACTTCACAATGACTATTCGGAGCGGTCGTATCAGTTGGAGCGCGGTGGACAGTGGGTAAAGGGAAAGAGTTGCGATACATTTGCTCCGTTGGGACCGGTGTTGGCAACGCCGGATGAGGTGGACGACGTGGGGGCGCTCGACATGTGGCTGGATGTGAATGGCGAGCGGAAGCAGTCCAGTTCCACCCGCCAGCTTATCTTTGGCATCCCAATCCTGGTAAGCTATCTCAGTCAGTTTATGACGCTTCGGCCAGGCGACGTGATTTCTACCGGGACGCCGGCTGGAGTGGGATTGGGGGAAGACCCCCCCGAGTTTTTGGCGGCGGGCGATGTCGTTTCGCTTGGAATTGAGGGCCTGGGCAAAGCCGAGCAGCAGGTAACCACTCATCCAGGGGAGGGGCAGCCGTAG
- a CDS encoding type III polyketide synthase yields the protein MTYTVLDAIATGNPPLRRTQEEAAEFMSSIETLPDALQSRLPALYRGSSIDSRYTCVDDYGKDSADEFTFFPKTWTLEPAPTTEERNEHYRASAVPLAEDVGGRALEQAGVEAKDVTHVIAVSCTGFFAPGLDVELVKRLGLPPTTQRTFIGFMGCYAAFNAMRVAHGFCQSQSDARVLVVCTELCTLHFQIEESLESVIVNSLFSDGAAAAVFSSRSEEEANGRLAYIDGRCHLDDDSMEDMTWAIGDTGFKMGLSSRVPDVVGENLPGYVDNLLSPHDVGPDDLDFWAIHPGGRRIVEGAQDTLGLSDADVADSLAILRQYGNMSSPTILFVLKRILDRQAEGDGAPPAHGLAMAFGPGLTIEGALFQRV from the coding sequence ATGACGTACACTGTCCTCGACGCCATTGCCACCGGGAATCCTCCACTACGACGCACACAGGAGGAGGCCGCCGAGTTCATGTCGAGCATTGAAACGCTGCCCGACGCCCTGCAGAGTCGTTTGCCGGCGCTCTACCGGGGCTCGTCCATCGACAGCCGCTACACGTGTGTAGACGACTACGGCAAAGACAGCGCCGACGAGTTTACCTTCTTTCCAAAGACGTGGACCCTGGAGCCCGCCCCCACGACAGAAGAGCGCAACGAGCACTACCGGGCGTCCGCCGTGCCGCTGGCCGAAGACGTGGGGGGGCGGGCACTGGAGCAAGCGGGGGTCGAGGCCAAAGACGTCACACACGTCATTGCCGTGAGCTGCACCGGATTTTTTGCGCCGGGGCTCGACGTCGAGTTGGTGAAGCGGTTGGGCCTACCTCCGACCACCCAGCGGACGTTCATTGGGTTTATGGGATGCTACGCGGCGTTCAATGCGATGCGCGTGGCCCACGGGTTCTGCCAAAGTCAGTCCGACGCACGCGTGCTCGTGGTATGCACGGAGCTCTGCACCCTCCACTTTCAGATTGAGGAGTCGCTGGAGAGCGTTATTGTCAATTCCCTCTTTTCCGATGGGGCGGCTGCAGCAGTGTTTAGCTCACGATCAGAGGAGGAGGCCAACGGCCGCCTCGCATACATCGATGGCCGCTGCCACCTCGACGACGACTCGATGGAGGACATGACCTGGGCCATCGGCGACACGGGCTTCAAGATGGGGCTTTCCTCGCGCGTGCCGGACGTGGTCGGTGAAAATCTGCCCGGCTACGTCGACAATCTGCTTTCGCCGCACGATGTGGGGCCGGACGACCTGGACTTCTGGGCCATCCATCCAGGGGGCCGCCGGATTGTAGAAGGGGCGCAGGACACACTCGGCCTCAGCGATGCCGACGTAGCCGATAGCTTAGCCATTCTTCGGCAGTACGGCAACATGAGCTCTCCGACGATTCTTTTCGTTCTCAAGCGCATTCTCGACCGGCAGGCAGAGGGCGACGGGGCCCCGCCCGCGCACGGCCTTGCGATGGCGTTTGGCCCCGGCCTCACGATCGAAGGCGCTCTCTTTCAGCGTGTGTAG
- a CDS encoding amidohydrolase family protein, whose product MSIPPLIDAHVHLWNPNHLGYGWLESIPALHRPYGVDEYRAATADTEIEGMIFVECTESFSDAVSRREVDWVQSLRDDEAWLQGIVAHASLEKGTDVQAHLSWLSDQPLVTGVRRIVQDEAPEFLTSAGFVEGVQLLRDYDFSFDLTIQSHQLEAATELVDRCPNVQFVVDHLGKPQIRDGEWTGWTDALEKLSDRENVVCKLSGVLTEANLDSWTYDDVVPYLEHAVTCFGIDRILFGGDWPVVRLAADYSTWLDVLRRAVQEWSVAERTALFRKNAERIYLR is encoded by the coding sequence ATGTCCATTCCGCCTCTCATCGATGCTCACGTCCACCTGTGGAATCCCAACCATTTGGGGTATGGTTGGCTTGAGTCCATTCCGGCCCTTCACCGGCCGTACGGCGTGGACGAGTATCGGGCGGCCACGGCAGATACGGAGATAGAGGGCATGATCTTCGTCGAGTGTACCGAGTCCTTTAGCGACGCGGTGAGCCGGCGGGAGGTCGACTGGGTCCAATCGCTCCGCGACGATGAGGCCTGGCTCCAGGGCATCGTTGCGCACGCATCATTGGAGAAAGGGACCGACGTCCAGGCCCACCTGAGCTGGCTTTCGGACCAGCCGCTCGTGACGGGCGTCCGACGGATTGTACAAGACGAGGCGCCCGAGTTTCTTACGTCCGCAGGCTTCGTCGAAGGCGTGCAGTTGCTCCGTGACTACGACTTCTCCTTCGACCTCACGATTCAGTCCCATCAGCTGGAGGCGGCCACCGAACTCGTCGATCGGTGTCCCAATGTCCAGTTTGTGGTCGATCATCTTGGGAAACCACAGATTCGCGACGGCGAGTGGACAGGCTGGACCGACGCCTTGGAGAAATTATCTGACCGAGAGAATGTCGTCTGTAAGCTTTCGGGCGTGCTCACGGAAGCGAACCTTGACAGCTGGACGTACGACGATGTCGTGCCGTATCTGGAGCATGCCGTCACGTGTTTTGGGATCGATCGGATTCTCTTCGGGGGCGATTGGCCCGTCGTGCGGCTGGCGGCAGACTATTCGACGTGGCTGGACGTGCTGCGTCGGGCAGTGCAGGAATGGTCCGTGGCGGAACGGACGGCGCTTTTTCGGAAAAATGCGGAGCGAATCTACCTGCGTTGA
- a CDS encoding SDR family oxidoreductase produces the protein MRLADKTAIITGASTGIGRACALRFAEEGAEVLIADLQVEEGQAVVDEIGAAGGEAQFIEIDVRDPDDNTRMVEECLDTFGGLDILFCNAGVTLAAEITETTDEDMDSLLDVNVKGGMYAARAAVPHMLEQEGDSSILFTASKTGLVAQEDSPVYCASKGAVVMLAKALALDYADRGIRVNALCPGIIDTPMLNRYIEDLPNPQDAWQEFRQAQPIGRLGTPEECADAALWLVSEEARFITGVALPVDGGFTAE, from the coding sequence ATGCGATTAGCCGACAAGACTGCTATCATTACCGGTGCCAGCACGGGCATCGGCCGGGCCTGCGCCCTCCGGTTTGCGGAGGAGGGAGCTGAGGTGCTCATCGCGGACCTCCAGGTGGAGGAAGGGCAGGCTGTGGTGGATGAGATCGGGGCAGCCGGTGGAGAAGCACAGTTCATAGAGATCGACGTGCGCGATCCGGATGACAATACGCGCATGGTGGAGGAATGTCTGGATACGTTTGGGGGGCTCGACATTCTCTTCTGCAACGCTGGCGTCACGCTTGCCGCCGAGATCACGGAGACCACCGACGAGGACATGGATTCTCTACTCGACGTGAACGTGAAGGGAGGAATGTATGCGGCCCGTGCTGCCGTGCCCCACATGTTAGAGCAAGAGGGCGATAGCTCGATTCTTTTCACGGCCAGCAAGACCGGGCTCGTGGCACAAGAGGACTCGCCGGTGTACTGCGCGTCGAAGGGAGCAGTCGTTATGTTAGCGAAGGCCCTCGCACTCGATTATGCGGATCGCGGCATTCGAGTGAATGCGCTCTGTCCGGGAATTATCGACACCCCGATGCTAAATCGGTACATCGAAGATCTTCCCAATCCGCAAGATGCCTGGCAGGAATTCCGGCAAGCCCAGCCCATTGGACGGCTCGGAACGCCCGAAGAGTGTGCCGACGCCGCCCTGTGGCTCGTGTCCGAGGAGGCTCGTTTCATCACCGGGGTAGCGCTTCCCGTCGATGGTGGGTTTACGGCAGAGTAG